TTCGGAGCAGATCTCAGAGAAGCAAACCTTAGTGCAGCAATCCTCACAGGTGCTAACCTAAGCCGAACAGACCTTAGAGGGGCAGTTCTCAGAGGAGTAAACCTTAGGGGCGCAGATATTAAAGGAGCAGACCTCTCGGGAGCAGACATTTCCGAATCTGAAGTCTACGGGGTTTCAGTTTGGGGTATAAAAGGTTTAGAAAACGCGGTCCAAAGAAATCTCAGGATTACGCCTGATGATGAACCTAAAATTACAATTGACAATCTTGAAGTTGCTCAATTCATTTACCTTATGCTCCATAGCAACAAGATTCGCAGCGTAATTGATACTATAACATCTAAGGTTGTACTCATACTTGGTCGTTTTACTCCTGAGCGAAAGGCTGTTTTGGATGCCATCAGGGGTGAAGCGCGCAGACGTGATTATTTGCCAGTTATATTTGATTTTGACAAACCGATAGGTAAGAGTACTGGCGAGACCCTTTCCACGTTGGCTCATATTGCAAAATTTGTAATAGCTGATTTAACAGATGCAAACTGTATTTCTCAGGAATTGAAAACGATTGTTCCAAATCTTCCTTCTGTTCCAGTTCAACCAATACTTCTCTCATCGGCCAGAGTGTTTGGCATGTATGATACTTTTGAACCATATCCGTGGGTTCTCAATATTTATAGGTATAGTGATTTCGATAATTTACTCGCGAATATTGATGAAAAAGTTATCCTACCAGCAGAAAATTATCTCAAAACAAAAAAGATCAAACAAGAAGACAAAGCGCTTAACTGCACAATCTAAAAAGATAAGATATTGATGTTGATCCAAAATCCTGCGTACACGTATCAGTTATAGGTAATGTCGGTAACTATACGTTGTTGACCTAAAAAACGGGTGTTATTAGCTACTTAAGCACTCATTTTCAGGTATGAATAAGTATTGTCGCGGTTTAAAGTGTTTCATTAGAAAAATGAGACTTTTTCTAATATAGCGCTTTTAGTTGTAACGTAAAGTTTGAATGGTTTTGGAAAACCTTAGAGGTTCAAAATATGTCATCCTCTCTTCAAATCGACCAATAGACCTGTTGAAGGATATATAGGAAAAACAAGGGACAGAATAATTTAGTTTTGGTCGACTAGGTGTGCTGTTCCGTCGGGGCAGTAGACTTTTTCGTCTTTGCTGACGCGTTTGTAGCGTTCGCTGCACATGTGGAGCATTTCGCAGCCGTCGCAGTCTCTACTTAGCATTGTTTCGCCTCCTCCTTGGGACTTGTGGTGTAGAGTTTTTTTGGCTTATAAGAATTTGTAATATGCATGTATATACAACAAGGGGTTGGTTGGGAGCAGGGGAAGGCGAAACGGTTAGTTGCCGCTTGTTTGTTTTTAAGTTACGTTAGCTCGCCGTTGCTCTTAGCGCGTGCCGAAACGCGATACGGACATACCCCATTAGTGTGATGGCGAAGCTAACACGCTTAAAGCCAAAGGTTGCGGTGCACAACCGTTCGCTTGTTTTCCACCAGATTTGTTTTGCTCTACCAGTCTACTGTACACGAGGTTATTTAAAGGGTTTTGAGAATTGTTCATAAAAAGTATGAATACCCCCAACAAACAGCCACAAATCCCAATTATTGCTCTCCATTGACAATAAATGTCGCCAATCAACTGAACAAACGCCCAAACAACCCTAAGCGCAGTCGTCAAGGCGCACCACAGGCTTACCCATAATATCCCGAATCGTATCCGCCACCGCAAACGGCATCTTCACCAACATCAACTTCGTCTCCCGCGCCCCCTGCGAATTCACCGTCAAATTCCCATACCCAAAAATCCTGCCCCCCACCGACTGATAAACCGCCAAATCCCCAAACCCCCCCGGCGTAACACAAAACGAATGCAACCGCACAATGCCCCGCCGAGTCTCCAAACCATTACGCCGCAAAATATAGGTGTTAGAC
The DNA window shown above is from Candidatus Bathyarchaeota archaeon and carries:
- a CDS encoding pentapeptide repeat-containing protein — encoded protein: MVNEEHYAVIKQGAVTWNNWRESNSSVQPDLSEADLSRANISQAKLNEVKLSGANLNEANLTGAYLVRANFAGADLRDADLSEANLSEANLFGADLREANLSAAILTGANLSRTDLRGAVLRGVNLRGADIKGADLSGADISESEVYGVSVWGIKGLENAVQRNLRITPDDEPKITIDNLEVAQFIYLMLHSNKIRSVIDTITSKVVLILGRFTPERKAVLDAIRGEARRRDYLPVIFDFDKPIGKSTGETLSTLAHIAKFVIADLTDANCISQELKTIVPNLPSVPVQPILLSSARVFGMYDTFEPYPWVLNIYRYSDFDNLLANIDEKVILPAENYLKTKKIKQEDKALNCTI